Sequence from the Streptomyces peucetius genome:
GGGGCACTCGCGGGCGCATCGAACACCATGAGGAGTACCGAGTGTCTCTCGACGCCGCTACGAAGAAGCAGATCATCGACGAGTTCGGCACCAAGGAGGGCGACACCGGCTCCCCCGAGGTCCAGGTCGCGATGCTCTCCCGCCGCATCTCGGACCTGACCGAGCACCTCAAGACCCACAAGCACGACCACCACTCCCGTCGTGGTCTGCTGATCCTGGTCGGCCAGCGCCGCCGGCTGCTGCAGTACCTGGCCAAGAAGGACATCCAGCGCTTCCGTGCGCTGGTCGACCGGCTCGGTATCCGCCGCGGTGCGGCCGGCGCCAAGTAAGTCGCCGTGAAGGGAGCGGTTCCCGCGCTGACGGGGCCGCTCCCTTTGCTGTACTCGCCGCACGCACGCTGCCTGCCGTGCCCGGCGTACCTGCGCACGTGCTGCTGTACGTGCGCGATGTGCCGGACGCCAATTAGTCTGGTCACACAACGACACACCTCATGAGCGAGAAGCCGCCTCCTCGCCGCCGGTCCTCGGTAGTGGCCCCCGGACATCATCCCCGGGTGCTTCGATCGAAGACCGGCCCGCACCCAAGGCGCTTCTCCTCCACCACCGTCCCCGGCCACACGGGCCGGCGGACGAAAAGACGAACACGTAGGAGAAACCCATAGTGGAGAACGAGACCCACTACGCCGAGGCCGTCATCGACAACGGCACCTTCGGCACCCGCACCATCCGCTTCGAGACGGGCCGCCTGGCCAAGCAGGCCGCCGGCTCCGCCGTGGCGTACCTGGACGACGACACCATGGTGCTGTCGGCCACCACCGCCTCCAAGAAGCCCAAGGACCAGCTCGACTTCTTCCCGCTCACGGTGGACGTCGAGGAGCGGATGTACGCAGCCGGCAAGATCCCCGGCTCCTTCTTCCGCCGTGAGGGCCGGCCCTCCGAGGACGCGATCCTCACCTGCCGCCTGATCGACCGGCCGCTGCGCCCGTCCTTCAAGAAGGGCCTGCGCAACGAGATCCAGATCGTCGAGACGATCATGGCTCTCAACCCCGACCACCTGTACGACGTGGTCGCCATCAACGCCGCCTCCTGCTCCACGCAGCTGGCCGGCCTGCCCTTCTCCGGCCCGATCGGCGGCACCCGTGTCGCGCTGATCCGCGGCCAGTGGGTCGCCTTCCCGACGCACACCGAGCTCGAGGACGCCGTCTTCGACATGGTGGTCGCCGGCCGCGTCCTGGAGGACGGCGACGTCGCGATCATGATGGTCGAGGCCGAGGCCACCGAGAAGACGATCGAGCTCGTCAAGGGCGGCGCGGAAGCGCCGACCGAGGAGGTCGTCGCCGCCGGTCTCGAGGCCGCGAAGCCCTTCATCAAGGTCCTGTGCAAGGCACAGTCGGACCTCGCCGCCAAGGCCGCCAAGCCCACCGGCGAGTTCCCGGTCTACCTCGACTACCAGGACGACGTCCTGGAGGCGCTCACCGCCGCCGTCAAGAGCGAGCTGGCCCAGGCGCTCACGATCGCCGGCAAGCAGGAGCGCGAGACCGAGCTCGACCGCATCAAGGAGCTCGCCGCCGAGAAGCTCCTCCCGGCCTTCGAAGGCCGCGAGAAGGAGATCTCGGGCGCCTACCGCGCGCTGACCAAGAAGCTGGTCCGCGAGCGCATCATCAAGGACAAGGTCCGCATCGACGGCCGCGGCATCACGGACATCCGTACGCTCGCCGCCGAGGTCGAGGCCATCCCGCGCGTGCACGGCTCCGCGCTGTTCGAGCGTGGCGAGACGCAGATCCTGGGCGTCACCACCCTGAACATGCTGCGCATGGAGCAGCAGCTGGACACCCTCTCCCCGGTGACCCGCAAGCGCTACATGCACAACTACAACTTCCCGCCGTACTCCGTCGGTGAGACCGGCCGCGTGGGCTCGCCCAAGCGCCGCGAGATCGGCCACGGCGCGCTCGCCGAGCGCGCCATCGTGCCGGTGCTGCCGACGCGCGAGGAGTTCCCGTACGCGATCCGCCAGGTGTCCGAGGCGCTGGGCTCCAACGGCTCGACGTCCATGGGCTCGGTCTGCGCCTCCACCATGTCGCTGCTGAACGCCGGTGTGCCGCTGAAGGCCCCCGTCGCCGGCATCGCCATGGGTCTGATCTCCGAGGAGGTCGACGGCCAGACGCACTACGTCGCCCTCACCGACATCCTCGGTGCCGAGGACGCGTTCGGCGACATGGACTTCAAGGTCGCCGGTACGAAGACCTTCGTCACCGCGCTCCAGCTCGACACCAAGCTCGACGGCATCCCCGCCTCGGTTCTGGCCGCCGCGCTGAAGCAGGCCCGTGACGCCCGCCTCCACATCCTCGACGTGATGAACGAGGCGATCGACGTTCCGGACGAGATGTCCCCGAACGCCCCGCGGATCATCACCGTCAAGATCCCGGTGGACAAGATCGGTGAAGTCATCGGCCCCAAGGGCAAGATGATCAACCAGATCCAGGAGGACACCGGCGCCGACATCACGATCGAGGACGACGGCACCATCTACATCGGTGCCGCCGACGGTCCGGCCGCCGAGGCCGCCCGCGCCACGATCAACGGCATCGCCAACCCGACCATGCCGGAGGTCGGCGAGCGCTACCTGGGCACCGTCGTGAAGACGACGACCTTCGGTGCGTTCGTGTCCCTGCTCCCGGGCAAGGACGGCCTGCTGCACATCTCGCAGATCCGCAAGCTCGCCGGCGGCAAGCGCGTGGAGAACGTCGAGGACGTGCTCGCCGTGGGCTCCAAGGTCCAGGTCGAGATCGCCGAGATCGACTCGCGCGGCAAGCTCTCCCTCATCCCCGTGGTCGAGGGCGAAGAGGGCGACGAGACGAAGGACGACGCTGCCAAGTGACGTCCCGCAGTTCGCAGGCGACGGCCCGCACCTCCTCGGAGGCGCGGGCCGTCGCCCGTACCCAAACACTCCTCAAGGGCAAGGACGGCATCGGCACCGTCCGGCGCACCACCCTCCCCGGTGGGCTGCGCGTCGTCACAGAGACCCTGCCCTCCGTACGTTCCGCCACCTTCGGCATCTGGGCGAACGTCGGTTCACGCGACGAGACGCCGTCGCTCGGCGGCGCGACGCACTACCTCGAGCACCTGCTGTTCAAGGGCACGAAGAAGCGTTCCGCGCTCGACATCTCCGCCGCCCTCGACGCGGTCGGCGGCGAGATGAACGCCTTCACCGCCAAGGAGTACACCTGCTACTACGCACGTGTGCTCGACACCGACCTGCCGCTGGCCATCGACGTGGTCTGCGACATGCTCACCGGCT
This genomic interval carries:
- a CDS encoding polyribonucleotide nucleotidyltransferase, translating into MENETHYAEAVIDNGTFGTRTIRFETGRLAKQAAGSAVAYLDDDTMVLSATTASKKPKDQLDFFPLTVDVEERMYAAGKIPGSFFRREGRPSEDAILTCRLIDRPLRPSFKKGLRNEIQIVETIMALNPDHLYDVVAINAASCSTQLAGLPFSGPIGGTRVALIRGQWVAFPTHTELEDAVFDMVVAGRVLEDGDVAIMMVEAEATEKTIELVKGGAEAPTEEVVAAGLEAAKPFIKVLCKAQSDLAAKAAKPTGEFPVYLDYQDDVLEALTAAVKSELAQALTIAGKQERETELDRIKELAAEKLLPAFEGREKEISGAYRALTKKLVRERIIKDKVRIDGRGITDIRTLAAEVEAIPRVHGSALFERGETQILGVTTLNMLRMEQQLDTLSPVTRKRYMHNYNFPPYSVGETGRVGSPKRREIGHGALAERAIVPVLPTREEFPYAIRQVSEALGSNGSTSMGSVCASTMSLLNAGVPLKAPVAGIAMGLISEEVDGQTHYVALTDILGAEDAFGDMDFKVAGTKTFVTALQLDTKLDGIPASVLAAALKQARDARLHILDVMNEAIDVPDEMSPNAPRIITVKIPVDKIGEVIGPKGKMINQIQEDTGADITIEDDGTIYIGAADGPAAEAARATINGIANPTMPEVGERYLGTVVKTTTFGAFVSLLPGKDGLLHISQIRKLAGGKRVENVEDVLAVGSKVQVEIAEIDSRGKLSLIPVVEGEEGDETKDDAAK
- the rpsO gene encoding 30S ribosomal protein S15, with amino-acid sequence MSLDAATKKQIIDEFGTKEGDTGSPEVQVAMLSRRISDLTEHLKTHKHDHHSRRGLLILVGQRRRLLQYLAKKDIQRFRALVDRLGIRRGAAGAK